ATTGGGCCCGTAGATTAcgttgtaatgtttgagtcactcaaatatcacatgaatacacattagacatggcaaaatgtatagaaatgCAAGAAAGAAAAAacagaggggtgtgaacagtttgtgtcatgaacagtggtTGTGCCCATCGAACCTGACGTGGGGGGCGGAGGATGTTCCCCAAAGCTGGaaggggggcctgagtgaaaaagCTTAGGAACCCCTAATTTAACAGACGCTAGTATCCAgaacaacttacaggagcaatcagGGGTAAGTGCTTTGCACATTGGCATATTTTTGACCTAGTCAGCTtgaggatttgaaccagcaactttTCGATTACAATGTTCTAAACCCGCTAGGGCTGGCTGCCACCCCCAACCCACTAGCAGCTCTCCTATCAATGCTACACTGAAATGCAAAAATGTCAGagaatattattttatttatttatttcaccaggtaggctagttgagaacaagttctcatttgcaactgcgacctggccaagataaagcatagcaattcgacacatacagcaacacagagttacacatggaataaacaaaacatacagtcaataatacagtagaaaaataagtctataaacaatgtgagcaaatgaggtgagataagggaggtaaaggcaaaaaaaaaggccatggtggcgaggtaaatacaatatagtaagtaaaacactggaatggtagatttgcagtgaaagaatgtgcaaagtagaaatagaaataatggtgtgcaaaggagcaaaataaatacagtaggggaagagggagttgtttgggctaaattatagatgggctatgtacaggtacagtactctgtgagctgctctgacagatggtgcttaaagctagtgagggagatacgtGTTTCCAGTCATAATACTCACATCTTTAGCAACCAGACCTTCAAGAGACTCAAATTGACTCCCTGACAACAGTCTTGAAACATGGGAGAATGCCTGCAACAACATATTATATTTTAGCTATAATGACACAACGTAACAATTATGTAAGATGCACTAAGGAACAAGTTCAACTGTTGATGATTAGAAGGGGAAACAGTCAAACATTTCACAAGAACTGGATTGTGTACAAAACTTGGCTTGCAGTAACGGCCACGTTGTTTCTCTTGGTAAGCTGGGGTGTTTAGTCAAGCATAGGTATAAGAAATGAAGTATTTCTGGTCTAACTGGCTTCCACTAGCTAGAGACCACTTATTCCACGGACTGTAGCCTACCTACCTGCTTCGATCCCTCTGTGAATTCTTCGATTTTGAATTCCTTGTCAAAATAGACCCGAATCAAAAAATAGTATATTCGGGTTCGAAACCATATGAAAGGGTTGGGGATTCCAACCACAACCACCTTCTGGTTTTGTTTACCTCCACCTCGATCAGAGCTGTAAGGTCGGACTGTGGACACGACACCAATGGACAAAGTTGGAGCCAGGCGAGTAGTCTTGTTGGACTGGGGCTGCACAACGTGATCGGGTTTCAAGAAACGAATCAATACTGAAGGCGTCCTGCTACAGTAGCAACCTCTTAACATGGGCAGCGCCATCTTTTCCTCCCACAGCAACTCGGTCCTTTAGTCTGCATCGTCCGACAGAAAACATGGGTACACATTACTTGGTTACTGTACAACCTCTGACGATAAAAATCGAAAAGTACGAACGTTTGAGATATAATTCCTACATTACTTAATGTGTACTTTACTTAAAAATACaaagataaaaaaatatgttaAGTAATTTAAACAACACAACATTCACCCACTGATGGCTAGTATACTAGTAGTTCCAATTTTGCGGAAGGTAAATAGTGTCACACTGATACATGCTCGCATATGGAATTTCAGCCGTAATATCTGTCGAGTTCAGATCTATAAAATTAAGTTATGGAACACCAGGAGAAAGTGGATAAAGACAATTTTGCACAAGACATTTATCTAATAGTAAGTCATCTCTTTCGGGAAATAAAAAATcgagttaaatcaaatcaaagtttattggtctcttacacagtttagcagatgtagtagcgaaatgcttatgctacTATATCCTAACACTGTGtagtaaaatgtcaaacaagtacacaaataatTAAAATGTACAAAGTACAATACAAATAAACTAGAACTTCTGGGCGAATCCAATTAACCCAAATAGCACTGAAACTAAtcaaaatacaatacaaatacaaggaccacacctacacattcaagggattttctttattttacattgtagaataatagtgaagacatcaaaactatgaaataacacatgaaatcatgtagtaaccaacaagatgttaaacaaatcaaaatgtattttatatttgggattcttcagatgattgtggaggacaggccatctgatgcagcactccatcactctccttggtcaaatagcccttacacatcctggaggtgtgttggtcactgtcctgttgagaAACAAACAATATtcacactaagtgcaaaccagatggggtggagtatcgctgcagaatgctgtgatagccatgctggttaagtgtgccttgaattctaaatacatcacagacagtACCTCCTCCATGGAGAGCCAGAATGTTGTTGTGCTCCATAACCACAAGGTGTGTCCACTCCCTCACGCTTGTGGTGTAGCCAAAATGTCCCCGCTTTGGGGTATTTTTCAGCAGGTCACTGTGAAATGACTCCAAATAGCTTGAATTTGAACTAAAAGAAAAGGTAaaaagagaagagaggtagacTAAATTGAGTACATTGTCTGGAAGGTTCTCTGTGCTCCTCAGGTTACATCTAACCACCTGTAATTCAATAACACAAACCATACAAACACTTCCCAATTCATTTTTATCATGCTTACTGTACATTTTGCCATCAGCTTGTAAATATTTTGGCCAATTTACCTTCACCTTGTGCAGAGCTAGGGGTTGGAAATGCATGTTGGTAGAATCAGATTTCACCTACAACAATACACAATTTAGCCACCCCACTAATTGTATTTATCTCTATTAGACTGGCTAGCTAAGTATACCTAACATGGACATTTTCAATATTTTCAACCTGCTGTTAGCTAACTAGCGTCACTAAATTGGCAGCAAGATTGCTAGCCAGCCGAGACTGGCTGAGGACCAACTAACCAACCAAAGAAGATTATACACATTCATCATTGCTACCAACACACAAAAGAGAGTGTTAGCTATAACAATTATATTTTTAGTGTTTTCCAGACAAGGGTGGAATAGACTGCTTCAAAATTGAGATACCAACGGACCAAacggcttctcaacagcttttacccccaagccataagactcctgaacaggtaatcaaatggctacccagactatttacattgtacCGCAcctccaacccctcttttacgctgctgctactcactgtttatcatatatgcatagtctaTACaatcatgtacagttgaagtcggaagtttacatacgccttagccaaatacatttaaactcagtttttcacaattcctgacatttagtccaagtaaaaattccctgtcttaggtcagttaggatcaccacttaattttaagaatgtgaaatatcagaataatagtagagagaatgatttatttcagcttttatttatttcatcacattcccagtgggtcagatgtttacatacactcaatcag
The Salvelinus fontinalis isolate EN_2023a chromosome 23, ASM2944872v1, whole genome shotgun sequence genome window above contains:
- the maip1 gene encoding m-AAA protease-interacting protein 1, mitochondrial, producing the protein MALPMLRGCYCSRTPSVLIRFLKPDHVVQPQSNKTTRLAPTLSIGVVSTVRPYSSDRGGGKQNQKVVVVGIPNPFIWFRTRIYYFLIRVYFDKEFKIEEFTEGSKQAFSHVSRLLSGSQFESLEGLVAKDLIAKLEEKCALLPPSHLQALSADPEDLMYTTPGDVGIYYDDDGRKFVSILMRYWYLTSARLPEESLEGTRIFQVAIGGEGEPETKRLLTANYEFQREFTKGVPPDWTITRIEHSKLLD